From Arachis stenosperma cultivar V10309 chromosome 2, arast.V10309.gnm1.PFL2, whole genome shotgun sequence, one genomic window encodes:
- the LOC130963634 gene encoding subtilisin-like protease SBT4.15, producing the protein MGELPKTTTYLPEDHHHNILEAAIGDKKLARESKIYSYGKSFNGFVARLLPHEAAKLQGENNVVSVFPNKVNKLHTTRSWDFLGMPIKVKRNRKVEKNIILGMLDTGIALDCPCFNDKGFGPVPSSWKGKCVTSANFTHCNNKVIGAKFFHLEQNDFMDTNLSPMDEEGHGTHTASIAAGALVRRASLYGIGRGTSRGGSPNARIAVYKVCWNSGCSDMDLLAAFDDAIADGVNFISVSLGGNPREFFRDPVAIGSFHAMKRGILTTCSAGNDGPYAETVQNVAPWILTVAASSSGRQFITPISLGNGKKVTGVSINTFSPKKKMYPLISGDLAINASGDSFGNASACDYGTLSKDKVKGKIVYCLGDTGNQDLTIKQLEGAGLISASAVKADYSPVTIIPSSTVDAYTLGNNISLYINSTKNPKAVIYKTTSKTGQVPYIASFSSRGPELITSKILKPDLAAPGVDILGGYSKLETITTYPEPEDNRFQSFNILSGTSMACPHAAGAAAYVKSFHREWTPAAVKSALMTTAIPMKDFAAELGTGSGRINPIRALDPGLIYDINLDSYIAFLCNEGYNSTSIGILVGSKGFNCSTINKPTQGNDGINYPSMHIQVPSNSTISATFYRTVTNVGTGNSTYKANITAPKDLSVKVEPSILQFSKIKQELSFKVVIKGPQFPKGIKVLSASLEWNDSKHNVRSPILIYKQGNVY; encoded by the exons ATGGGAGAGCTACCAAAGACTACAACATATTTACCAGAAGATCATCACCACAACATATTGGAGGCTGCCATTGGAGA CAAGAAATTAGCTAGAGAATCCAAAATATATAGTTATGGAAAGAGTTTCAATGGATTTGTTGCAAGACTTTTGCCACATGAAGCAGCAAAACTACAAG gGGAGAACAATGTAGTATCTGTGTTTCCAAATAAAGTGAATAAATTACACACAACAAGGTCATGGGATTTTTTGGGAATGCCtataaaagtaaaaagaaaCCGCAAAGTAGAGAAAAATATCATTCTTGGTATGCTAGACACAG GAATTGCACTTGATTGCCCATGTTTCAATGATAAAGGGTTTGGGCCTGTCCCAAGCTCATGGAAGGGTAAATGTGTCACATCAGCTAATTTCACACACTGCAACAA CAAGGTGATAGGAGCGAAATTCTTCCACTTAGAACAAAACGATTTTATGGACACAAATCTTAGCCCTATGGACGAAGAAGGCCACGGCACACACACGGCGTCCATAGCCGCCGGTGCGCTCGTTCGGAGAGCCAGTCTTTATGGCATCGGCCGCGGGACATCCCGCGGCGGGTCCCCGAACGCGCGCATAGCGGTGTACAAAGTGTGTTGGAACAGCGGATGCAGTGACATGGACTTGTTGGCAGCGTTTGATGATGCAATTGCTGATGGTGTGAACTTCATATCTGTGTCTCTTGGAGGGAATCCAAGGGAGTTCTTCAGGGATCCAGTGGCCATTGGATCATTTCATGCAATGAAAAGAGGGATCTTAACAACATGTTCAGCTGGGAATGATGGTCCTTATGCTGAAACCGTTCAGAATGTTGCTCCATGGATTTTAACTGTGGCTGCTTCTTCTAGTGGTAGACAGTTTATAACACCGATATCCCTTGGTAATGGCAAAAAAGTTACG GGAGTATCTATAAACACCTTCTCCCCTAAGAAAAAAATGTATCCATTGATTAGTGGAGACCTAGCCATTAATGCTTCAGGGGATAGCTTTGGCAATGCCAG TGCTTGTGATTATGGGACTCTAAGCAAAGACAAAGTGAAGGGAAAGATTGTGTACTGCCTTGGAGACACTGGAAATCAGGACTTAACCATAAAACAATTAGAGGGAGCTGGTCTTATTTCTGCTTCTGCTGTTAAAGCAGACTATTCCCCAGTCACAATTATTCCTAGTTCCACTGTTGATGCCTACACTCTGGGAAATAACATTTCTCTCTACATCAATTCCACCAA GAATCCTAAAGCTGTTATATACAAAACCACAAGCAAAACAGGCCAAGTTCCATATATTGCTTCTTTCTCATCTAGAGGACCTGAATTAATCACCTCCAAAATCCTCAAG CCTGATTTGGCTGCTCCAGGAGTTGACATTCTAGGTGGTTATTCAAAGTTGGAAACCATAACAACTTACCCTGAACCTGAGGACAACCGTTTTCAATCCTTTAATATACTGTCAGGAACTTCTATGGCTTGTCCTCATGCCGCCGGTGCCGCCGCCTATGTGAAATCGTTCCACCGTGAATGGACTCCGGCTGCAGTCAAGTCTGCTCTCATGACCACCG CTATTCCCATGAAAGACTTTGCAGCTGAGTTAGGAACTGGTTCAGGAAGAATCAACCCTATAAGAGCATTGGACCCAGGCTTAATCTATGACATTAATTTGGACTCTTACATTGCATTCTTATGCAATGAAGGTTACAATAGCACAAGCATTGGTATACTAGTTGGAAGCAAAGGCTTTAATTGTTCCACCATTAATAAACCGACACAAGGAAATGATGGAATCAATTACCCTTCAATGCATATTCAGGTTCCTTCCAATTCTACCATCTCAGCAACATTTTATAGGACTGTGACTAATGTTGGAACTGGAAACTCAACTTATAAGGCTAACATTACAGCACCAAAGGATCTTTCAGTTAAGGTTGAACCAAGTATATTGCAATTTAGTAAGATAAAACAAGAGTTGTCCTTTAAGGTTGTCATAAAGGGTCCTCAATTTCCAAAAGGGATAAAGGTATTATCAGCTTCACTTGAATGGAATGATTCTAAACACAATGTTAGAAGCCCTATACTTATCTATAAACAAGGAAATGTGTACTGA